One region of Caldanaerobius fijiensis DSM 17918 genomic DNA includes:
- the rpsD gene encoding 30S ribosomal protein S4, with protein MARYTQPVCRRCRREGMKLFLKGDKCYTDKCPVSRRAFAPGQHGQNRKKLSNYGVQLREKQKVKSIYGILETQFRRYFEEAERRKGITGENLLQMLERRLDNVVYRLGFASSRAQARQIVKHGHILVNGQKVDIPSYETKVGDVISVKEKSRQMQVIKDNLEANRNVPDWLQLDKDNFQGTVVALPKREHIDIPIEEHYIVELYSK; from the coding sequence ATGGCGAGATATACTCAACCAGTTTGCAGGAGATGCAGAAGGGAAGGAATGAAATTATTCTTAAAAGGAGATAAATGTTATACAGATAAATGTCCGGTAAGCAGAAGGGCTTTTGCTCCTGGACAGCACGGCCAGAATAGAAAGAAGTTATCAAACTATGGTGTTCAGCTGAGGGAAAAACAAAAAGTGAAAAGCATTTATGGAATATTAGAAACGCAGTTTAGAAGGTATTTTGAAGAAGCAGAAAGGCGCAAGGGTATAACGGGTGAAAACCTGCTGCAGATGTTAGAGAGGCGCCTTGATAATGTAGTATATAGACTGGGTTTTGCATCCTCAAGGGCACAGGCAAGGCAGATAGTTAAACATGGCCATATACTGGTAAACGGGCAAAAAGTTGATATCCCTTCATATGAAACAAAGGTAGGGGATGTGATTTCAGTTAAAGAGAAGAGTCGTCAAATGCAGGTGATAAAAGACAATTTAGAAGCTAACAGAAATGTACCCGATTGGCTCCAGTTAGATAAAGATAATTTCCAAGGCACTGTAGTGGCATTGCCCAAGAGAGAGCATATTGATATACCGATTGAGGAGCATTATATTGTTGAGCTTTACTCTAAGTAA
- the rplQ gene encoding 50S ribosomal protein L17, with translation MYHRKLRRPTDQRMAMLRNLTTSLLKHGRIKTTEARAKETRKFAEKMITLAKRGDLHARRQALAFIYDETVVKNLFDEIAPRYADRQGGYTRIIKIGPRRGDAAPMAIIELI, from the coding sequence ATGTACCATAGGAAATTAAGGCGTCCTACTGACCAGCGTATGGCGATGTTGAGAAATCTTACTACAAGTCTTTTAAAACATGGGAGAATAAAGACGACAGAAGCCAGGGCAAAAGAGACCAGAAAGTTTGCTGAAAAAATGATAACACTGGCTAAGAGAGGGGATCTCCACGCAAGGAGACAGGCTCTTGCGTTTATATATGACGAAACGGTTGTCAAGAATCTGTTTGATGAGATAGCGCCACGATATGCCGACAGGCAGGGTGGATATACAAGGATCATAAAAATAGGTCCAAGGCGCGGTGATGCAGCGCCAATGGCGATAATTGAGTTAATATGA
- a CDS encoding DNA-directed RNA polymerase subunit alpha, which yields MIEIEKPKIECLKRNPEGTYSMFSIEPLERGYGITLGNSLRRVLLSSLPGTAVTSIKIDGVLHEFSTIPGVVEDVPEIILNIKQLALKLHSNDDKPIVAYIDKTGEGEVIADDIKTDADLEIVYPDMHIATLEKDARLHMELTIANGRGYVTAERNKLPDQPIGLIPVDSIFTPVKKVNYNVENARVGQITDYDKLILEVWTNGSIKPDEAISLAAKILIEHLNLFVTMSEHINDMEILVEKENNQDNHLIDMPIEELDLSVRSYNCLKRAGINTVGELTQKTEEEMMKVRNLGKKSLEEVQQKLKALGLSLKPSEEG from the coding sequence ATGATAGAGATAGAAAAACCAAAAATAGAATGTCTGAAGAGGAACCCGGAAGGCACATACAGCATGTTTAGTATAGAGCCATTGGAGAGAGGATATGGCATTACTCTGGGGAATTCGTTGCGGAGGGTATTGCTTTCCTCGCTTCCGGGTACTGCCGTAACTTCAATAAAGATTGATGGCGTATTACATGAATTTTCGACGATTCCTGGCGTGGTAGAAGATGTACCTGAAATAATTTTAAATATAAAACAGCTGGCTTTAAAATTGCATTCCAACGATGACAAACCAATAGTGGCTTATATAGATAAGACGGGTGAAGGGGAAGTAATAGCAGATGATATAAAGACTGACGCTGATCTAGAAATAGTCTATCCAGATATGCACATCGCAACACTGGAAAAGGACGCTAGACTCCATATGGAATTAACTATAGCCAATGGAAGAGGGTATGTTACGGCAGAGAGGAATAAGCTTCCTGATCAGCCGATTGGATTGATTCCCGTTGATTCAATATTTACTCCTGTCAAAAAAGTCAATTATAATGTAGAAAACGCTAGAGTTGGGCAGATAACAGATTATGATAAACTTATTTTAGAGGTTTGGACCAATGGGAGCATTAAACCGGATGAAGCTATAAGCCTGGCGGCAAAGATATTAATAGAACATCTAAACTTATTTGTTACTATGTCCGAGCATATAAATGACATGGAGATTTTGGTGGAAAAAGAAAATAATCAAGATAATCATCTTATTGATATGCCTATAGAAGAATTGGATCTATCTGTAAGGTCATATAATTGCTTAAAGCGAGCGGGAATAAACACGGTTGGTGAATTGACGCAAAAAACTGAGGAAGAAATGATGAAAGTTCGAAACTTGGGGAAAAAATCATTGGAAGAAGTACAGCAGAAATTAAAGGCATTAGGACTTAGTTTAAAACCAAGTGAGGAGGGATAA